Proteins encoded together in one Campylobacter concisus window:
- a CDS encoding S26 family signal peptidase, with the protein MVDDNRIHSFDSRFFGAVSYKFLVGKVRWQLF; encoded by the coding sequence ATGGTTGACGACAACCGCATTCACTCTTTTGATAGTCGTTTTTTCGGGGCAGTTTCATATAAATTTTTAGTTGGCAAAGTTAGATGGCAGCTATTTTGA
- the rplS gene encoding 50S ribosomal protein L19 has product MRNKYIEAFENAQIAGKNIPDFRAGDTLRVATRIHEGDKTRIQNFEGICIARRGSGTGETFIIRKIGANSVGVERIFPIFSDSIEEIKVLRKGRVRRAKLFYLRELRGKAAKIRELRK; this is encoded by the coding sequence ATGAGAAATAAATACATTGAAGCGTTTGAAAATGCTCAAATTGCTGGTAAAAATATCCCTGACTTCCGTGCAGGAGATACATTGCGTGTGGCTACTCGTATTCACGAGGGAGACAAAACGAGAATTCAAAATTTTGAAGGCATTTGTATAGCTAGACGTGGTAGCGGCACTGGTGAAACATTTATCATCAGAAAAATCGGTGCTAACAGTGTTGGTGTTGAGAGAATTTTTCCAATATTTAGCGATTCTATCGAAGAGATAAAGGTTCTTAGAAAAGGTCGTGTTAGAAGAGCTAAGCTATTCTATTTACGCGAATTACGCGGTAAGGCAGCTAAGATCCGCGAACTTAGAAAATAA
- the trmD gene encoding tRNA (guanosine(37)-N1)-methyltransferase TrmD — protein sequence MKFTFITLFENLVKPYFCDSILKRAISNKFIEIDFINPRNFTNDKHNKVDDYMIGGGAGLLMFPQPLDESIKFVKEKDKNAHVIFLTPAGKKFSQNDAKRLSKKDHICFVCSRYEGLDERVVELWADEVFCIGDFILTGGELPALCMSDAISRNVPGVLGNDMSLEVESFEGNLLEAPSFTKPDNFKSLFVVSEFLKGNHAKIHNLKNKMAHCKTRYFRPDLYQKLKPHK from the coding sequence ATGAAATTTACGTTTATTACACTTTTTGAAAATTTAGTTAAACCTTACTTTTGTGATTCTATTTTAAAACGTGCGATTAGTAATAAATTTATTGAAATTGATTTCATAAATCCAAGAAATTTTACCAACGATAAACATAATAAAGTTGATGACTATATGATAGGAGGTGGAGCAGGGCTTTTGATGTTTCCGCAGCCTTTGGATGAGTCGATCAAATTTGTAAAAGAAAAAGACAAAAATGCCCATGTTATTTTTTTGACGCCAGCTGGTAAAAAATTTAGTCAAAATGACGCAAAAAGGCTCTCTAAAAAAGATCATATTTGTTTTGTCTGCAGTAGATATGAAGGTCTTGATGAGCGAGTTGTTGAGCTTTGGGCGGACGAAGTTTTTTGTATAGGTGATTTTATTTTAACTGGCGGAGAGCTGCCTGCACTTTGCATGAGCGACGCGATATCAAGAAATGTGCCTGGGGTTTTGGGAAACGACATGAGCCTTGAAGTGGAGAGTTTTGAAGGTAATTTACTTGAAGCCCCATCTTTTACAAAACCTGATAATTTTAAATCTCTCTTTGTGGTTTCAGAGTTTTTAAAGGGTAATCATGCTAAAATCCACAATTTAAAAAACAAGATGGCTCACTGCAAAACAAGGTACTTTCGCCCTGATTTATATCAAAAGCTAAAGCCACATAAATAA
- a CDS encoding type II toxin-antitoxin system RelE/ParE family toxin translates to MKVLKSSTFDKWLHKLNNPIVKVSILRRLEQIETKDHLGDYKFIDTDLYELRFFNRGGLRIFFTFDGDEIIILLNAGDKDSQSDDIKKAKEILKDYR, encoded by the coding sequence ATGAAAGTATTAAAAAGTTCGACATTTGATAAGTGGTTACATAAGTTAAATAATCCTATTGTCAAGGTTTCTATATTGAGAAGATTGGAGCAGATAGAAACAAAAGATCATTTAGGGGATTATAAATTTATTGATACAGATTTATACGAACTTAGGTTTTTCAATCGTGGTGGGTTAAGGATATTTTTTACCTTTGATGGCGATGAAATAATTATATTGTTAAATGCTGGCGATAAAGATAGCCAAAGCGATGATATTAAAAAAGCAAAAGAGATATTAAAGGATTATAGATGA
- a CDS encoding addiction module antidote protein, with translation MKEEFTKFNLEDYLTTDELRKEYLNQVLADGDIEEFKRALFYIAKSKGIENVAKKANLNRESFYKMFKENSKPRFESIFKVVNALDIKLVYA, from the coding sequence ATGAAAGAAGAATTTACAAAATTTAATTTAGAAGACTATTTAACAACTGATGAATTAAGAAAAGAATATTTAAATCAAGTCTTAGCCGATGGCGATATTGAAGAATTTAAAAGAGCATTATTTTATATAGCAAAGTCAAAAGGCATTGAAAACGTTGCAAAGAAAGCAAATTTAAATAGAGAAAGCTTTTATAAGATGTTTAAAGAAAATTCAAAGCCTAGATTTGAAAGTATATTTAAGGTTGTTAATGCTCTTGATATTAAGCTTGTTTATGCTTAG
- a CDS encoding ComEA family DNA-binding protein: MKKILISLATIASLAMAAINLNTATKEELMSLDGIGSAKADAIIEYRKANKFNSIDDLKNVNGIGDKTFDNLKGEISTTGKSEVSEKAKAGKKKMDEAKDEMKDKISDKKDKLKKKASKTKEELTSSKEDETSMGEKAKDEKDKVVDKVKEKKEKAASKAKSKKEKLKEKLEK; this comes from the coding sequence ATGAAAAAAATTTTGATTTCACTTGCAACTATTGCGTCTTTGGCTATGGCAGCAATCAATCTAAACACAGCTACAAAAGAGGAACTTATGAGTCTTGATGGTATCGGCAGTGCAAAAGCAGATGCTATCATTGAGTATAGAAAAGCAAATAAATTTAACTCAATCGACGATCTCAAAAATGTAAATGGCATCGGCGATAAAACTTTTGATAACCTAAAAGGTGAAATTTCTACTACTGGCAAGAGCGAAGTAAGCGAAAAAGCAAAAGCTGGTAAGAAGAAAATGGATGAGGCAAAAGACGAGATGAAAGATAAAATCTCTGATAAAAAAGATAAATTAAAAAAGAAAGCTTCTAAAACTAAAGAAGAGCTAACTTCTAGCAAAGAAGATGAAACTAGTATGGGTGAAAAAGCAAAAGATGAAAAAGACAAAGTTGTTGACAAAGTAAAAGAAAAGAAAGAAAAAGCTGCTTCAAAAGCTAAATCTAAAAAAGAAAAACTTAAAGAAAAACTAGAGAAATAA